A genome region from Meriones unguiculatus strain TT.TT164.6M chromosome 2, Bangor_MerUng_6.1, whole genome shotgun sequence includes the following:
- the LOC132652336 gene encoding uncharacterized protein LOC132652336, translating into MQLIRQPGIVARVRVYRAHLRDHLAGTQRGGHKFAHYTTGSLCPRPQQRRRIVVLVQHEHLQGGIAAQRWHTSIPRAHLELQQLQLLVVQGLQREHPAALRVHGHVARQPALAHAPLHQRVGHQRVLLRVRVRRGHREDVRARRVVLPHEHRVLGLRERGRVVVHVGHLHGHAGGGPQRGGAPVARGHHHLIGRCALAVQGAVQHQRIVILEGGHQPEGHVRTQGAAHLPVGSGVHVRNADEGDDGAQWSVLSDRQG; encoded by the coding sequence ATGCAGCTCATAAGACAGCCAGGCATTGTAGCCAGAGTCCGCGTCTACCGCGCGCACCTTCGTGACCACCTGGCCGGCACCCAAAGAGGGGGACACAAGTTCGCTCATTACACCACCGGATCCTTGTGTCCAAGGCCCCAGCAGCGCAGGCGCATTGTCGTTCTCGTCCAGCACGAACACCTGCAGGGTGGCATTGCTGCCCAGCGCTGGCACACCAGCATCCCGCGCGCTCACCTGGAACTGCAGCAGCTCCAGCTCCTCGTGGTCCAGGGGCTGCAGCGCGAACACCCGGCCGCTCTCCGCGTGCACGGACACGTAGCTCGACAGCCAGCGCTCGCCCACGCGCCGCTCCACCAGCGAGTAGGACACCAGCGCGTTCTCCTGCGCGTCCGCGTCCGCCGCGGACACCGTGAAGATGTGCGCGCCCGGCGGGTTGTTCTCCCTCACGAACACCGTGTACTCGGGCTGCGCGAACGCGGGCGCGTGGTCGTTCACGTCGGCCACCTCCACGGACACGCTGGCGGTGGCCCCCAGCGGGGGGGAGCCCCCGTCGCGCGCGGTCACCACCACCTCATAGGCCGCTGTGCTCTCGCGGTCCAGGGCGCTGTCCAGCACCAGCGAATAGTAATTCTTGAAGGTGGACACCAGCCTGAAGGGCACGTGAGGACTCAGGGAGCAGCTCACCTGCCCGTTGGCTCCGGAGTCCATGTCCGAAACGCTGATGAGGGCGATGACGGTGCCCAGTGGAGCGTCCTCTCGGACAGGCAGGGATAA